From a region of the Drosophila virilis strain 15010-1051.87 chromosome 3, Dvir_AGI_RSII-ME, whole genome shotgun sequence genome:
- the Aef1 gene encoding adult enhancer factor 1 isoform X1, translating to MMHIKSLPHAHQAAAAMSNCDIVIVAAQPQTTSANNNNNDTVTQASHASHAAAVAHAQHQQQQQQQQQQQQQQQQQQQQQQQQQQQQQQQQQQQQQQQQHNQQQQQPPAPTEIALPFNMHLSGISAEAHSAAQAAAMAAAQAAAAQAAAADQQPTAPPAPPSAHTLAHLVANATHSPTLGESHYVSNGHSNNEHSGEGNGSSGSGGREPEKPFHCTVCDRRFRQLSTLTNHVKIHTGEKPYKCNVCDKTFRQSSTLTNHLKIHTGEKPYNCNYCPKHFRQLSTLANHVKIHTAVRVRHMQETIPPIQHAQQSHKDPCYGQGLRSCQDQNGGGRGVTRTHGVGATSSSPSPAATAAATTTSSTVVNANAAATTTAATTTAATTTATAATTTPHRTPTWSYHYDAAVHNDSGTASTAAAIASTALAWQWQLAASSFQCSRLG from the exons ATGATGCATATCAAGAGCCTGCCACACGCACATCAGGCCGCTGCGGCAATGAGCAATTGCGACATTGTCATTGTTGCCGCGCAACCGCAGACCACcagcgccaacaacaataacaatgacaCTGTTACACAGGCAAGCCATGCCAGCCATGCGGCAGCTGTGGCGCATgcacagcatcagcaacagcagcagcagcaacaacaacaacaacagcagcagcagcaacaacaacaacaacagcagcagcagcagcaacaacaacaacaacaacagcagcaacaacaacaacaacagcaacacaatcaacagcaacaacagccgcccGCGCCTACAGAAATCGCCCTACCCTTTAACATGCATTTGAGCGGAATTTCAGCGGAGGCACACAGCGCTGCCCAGGCGGCCGCAATGGCAGCTGCGCAGGCCGCGGCAGCGCAAGCCGCCGCCGCGGATCAACAGCCAACAGCACCTCCCGCGCCGCCATCGGCACACACGCTGGCTCACCTGGTGGCCAATGCTACGCATAGTCCGACGCTTGGCGAGTCGCACTATGTTAGCAACGGTCACTCCAACAACGAGCATTCGGGCGAGGGTAATGGCTCGAGCGGTAGCGGCGGCCGGGAGCCGGAGAAACCATTTCATTGCACAGTGTGCGATCGACGATTTCGCCAGTTGAGCACATTGACCAACCATGTGAAGATCCATACTGGCGAGAAGCCCTACAAATGCAACGTTTGTGATAAGACGTTCCGTCAATCGTCAACGCTGACGAATCATTTGAAAATTCATACCGGCGAAAAACCATACAATTGCAACTATTGTCCCAAGCATTTCCGTCAGCTGAGCACTCTGGCCAATCATGTCAAGATTCATACGG CCGTTCGAGTGCGTCATATGCAAGAAACAATTCCGCCAATCCAGCACGCTCAACAATCACATAAAGATCCATGTTATGGACAAGGTCTACGTTCCTGTCAAGATCAAAACGGAGGAGGACGAGGGGTGACTAGGACGCATGGCGTTGGCGCAACATCATCATCTccatcaccagcagcaacagcagcagcaacaacaacatcatcaacagTCGTCAACGCcaacgcagcagcaacaacaacagcagcaacaacaacagcagcaacaacaacagcaacagcagcaacaacaacaccacaTCGAACACCAACGTGGAGTTACCATTACGACGCTGCCGTCCACAACGACAGTGgcacagcatcaacagcagcagcaatcgcaTCTACAGCCCTCGCATGGCAATGGCAGCTCGCCGCATCCTCATTTCAATGTAGCCGCCTTGGGTGA
- the Aef1 gene encoding adult enhancer factor 1 isoform X2 has translation MMHIKSLPHAHQAAAAMSNCDIVIVAAQPQTTSANNNNNDTVTQASHASHAAAVAHAQHQQQQQQQQQQQQQQQQQQQQQQQQQQQQQQQQQQQQQQQQHNQQQQQPPAPTEIALPFNMHLSGISAEAHSAAQAAAMAAAQAAAAQAAAADQQPTAPPAPPSAHTLAHLVANATHSPTLGESHYVSNGHSNNEHSGEGNGSSGSGGREPEKPFHCTVCDRRFRQLSTLTNHVKIHTGEKPYKCNVCDKTFRQSSTLTNHLKIHTGEKPYNCNYCPKHFRQLSTLANHVKIHTGEKPFECVICKKQFRQSSTLNNHIKIHVMDKVYVPVKIKTEEDEG, from the exons ATGATGCATATCAAGAGCCTGCCACACGCACATCAGGCCGCTGCGGCAATGAGCAATTGCGACATTGTCATTGTTGCCGCGCAACCGCAGACCACcagcgccaacaacaataacaatgacaCTGTTACACAGGCAAGCCATGCCAGCCATGCGGCAGCTGTGGCGCATgcacagcatcagcaacagcagcagcagcaacaacaacaacaacagcagcagcagcaacaacaacaacaacagcagcagcagcagcaacaacaacaacaacaacagcagcaacaacaacaacaacagcaacacaatcaacagcaacaacagccgcccGCGCCTACAGAAATCGCCCTACCCTTTAACATGCATTTGAGCGGAATTTCAGCGGAGGCACACAGCGCTGCCCAGGCGGCCGCAATGGCAGCTGCGCAGGCCGCGGCAGCGCAAGCCGCCGCCGCGGATCAACAGCCAACAGCACCTCCCGCGCCGCCATCGGCACACACGCTGGCTCACCTGGTGGCCAATGCTACGCATAGTCCGACGCTTGGCGAGTCGCACTATGTTAGCAACGGTCACTCCAACAACGAGCATTCGGGCGAGGGTAATGGCTCGAGCGGTAGCGGCGGCCGGGAGCCGGAGAAACCATTTCATTGCACAGTGTGCGATCGACGATTTCGCCAGTTGAGCACATTGACCAACCATGTGAAGATCCATACTGGCGAGAAGCCCTACAAATGCAACGTTTGTGATAAGACGTTCCGTCAATCGTCAACGCTGACGAATCATTTGAAAATTCATACCGGCGAAAAACCATACAATTGCAACTATTGTCCCAAGCATTTCCGTCAGCTGAGCACTCTGGCCAATCATGTCAAGATTCATACGG GTGAAAAGCCGTTCGAGTGCGTCATATGCAAGAAACAATTCCGCCAATCCAGCACGCTCAACAATCACATAAAGATCCATGTTATGGACAAGGTCTACGTTCCTGTCAAGATCAAAACGGAGGAGGACGAGGGGTGA
- the LOC6624518 gene encoding uncharacterized protein translates to MFRLQQSQPDPAEEQKRVAAEVRNNFIMFGALVAAIRLAPIVLQHLKTA, encoded by the exons ATGTTTCGCCTACAACAGTCACAGCCCGACCCAGCGGAGGAACAGAAACGTGTTGCCGCCGAGGTGCGGAACAATTTCATTATGTTTGGAGCTCTTGTTGCAGCTATTCGGCTGG CGCCTATTGTTCTGCAACACCTGAAAACTGCATAA